One window of the Desmospora activa DSM 45169 genome contains the following:
- a CDS encoding PadR family transcriptional regulator has translation MIRSDIIRGHLDSIVLRLILEKDRYGYEISKQISLRTNNRFQIKEATLYAVFQRLERKECIESYFGDVSHGSKRKYYRITTLGKAYLKETYEEWQEVKEIIDMFMEG, from the coding sequence ATGATCAGGAGTGATATTATCCGGGGGCATTTGGATTCGATTGTTTTACGATTAATCCTGGAGAAAGACAGGTACGGGTATGAAATATCGAAACAGATTAGTTTACGGACAAACAATCGTTTCCAGATTAAAGAAGCCACCTTATATGCAGTGTTTCAAAGGCTGGAAAGAAAAGAATGTATCGAATCTTACTTTGGAGATGTTTCCCACGGCAGCAAACGGAAATATTACAGAATTACAACTTTGGGCAAGGCTTATTTGAAGGAAACATATGAAGAATGGCAGGAAGTAAAAGAAATCATTGATATGTTTATGGAGGGATAA
- a CDS encoding site-2 protease family protein, protein MGSDQKEKRRSKGRLAKIGGYVGRALRSIPTLLKPGKAGCTFWSMVVTAVVYTLIFPWTFSVGLVVMIFIHEMGHVWAAKRKGLPVSAPAFIPFVGALITLKKQPRDAVTEAYVALGGPVVGAAGAFACYLLYRWTGWEALLPIAFIGFILNLFNLLPIHPLDGGRIVTAISRWFWLVGLVAGLWLILYTLNILLVLIWLLFAYQLWDAYIPRKRAKMRTLRTTAHFQPALFEDVGMLIPGERHQRDLSFEQYCTLREREHWCDIHYPGVGIVHRLRGFSGRFQRVRLMETRIEQEKGERRILMEMLLTYIPGEDETLLRKDRAYYQVRARVRLGYSLAYFGLGAFLVHMVWRLASFSLTGPLMVS, encoded by the coding sequence GTGGGTTCAGATCAAAAAGAGAAGCGAAGGTCCAAAGGACGGCTGGCCAAGATAGGCGGTTATGTCGGCAGAGCGCTACGGTCGATCCCGACATTATTGAAGCCGGGAAAGGCGGGTTGCACATTTTGGAGTATGGTCGTTACTGCGGTGGTATACACCTTGATTTTTCCCTGGACCTTTTCTGTGGGGCTGGTGGTAATGATCTTCATTCACGAGATGGGGCACGTGTGGGCGGCAAAACGAAAGGGACTGCCTGTGTCGGCTCCTGCTTTTATCCCTTTTGTTGGAGCACTTATCACGCTAAAAAAGCAACCCCGGGATGCAGTGACTGAGGCGTATGTCGCTTTAGGTGGGCCGGTGGTGGGGGCAGCGGGAGCTTTTGCTTGTTATCTCCTCTATCGTTGGACCGGGTGGGAAGCGTTGTTGCCCATTGCTTTTATCGGCTTTATTCTTAATCTGTTTAATCTATTGCCCATTCATCCCTTGGACGGCGGACGAATCGTGACCGCGATCTCGCGTTGGTTTTGGTTGGTGGGTTTAGTGGCGGGTTTGTGGCTGATCCTTTATACCTTGAATATCTTGTTGGTCTTAATCTGGTTGTTGTTCGCCTATCAGTTATGGGATGCGTACATTCCCCGCAAACGGGCAAAAATGCGCACTCTGCGAACGACGGCACATTTTCAACCCGCTTTATTTGAGGATGTAGGGATGTTGATTCCGGGGGAGCGACATCAGCGGGATCTCAGCTTTGAACAGTATTGTACCTTGCGGGAGCGCGAGCATTGGTGCGATATTCATTATCCTGGAGTAGGAATTGTCCACCGCCTTCGCGGTTTTTCCGGCCGTTTTCAACGGGTGCGATTGATGGAAACGCGGATCGAACAGGAAAAAGGGGAGCGGCGGATCTTGATGGAAATGTTGCTCACCTATATTCCAGGTGAGGATGAGACCCTTTTGCGCAAAGATCGCGCTTATTATCAAGTGCGCGCTCGCGTGCGGTTGGGATATAGTTTGGCCTATTTTGGATTAGGTGCATTTCTGGTACATATGGTTTGGCGGCTGGCCAGCTTTTCACTGACCGGACCGTTAATGGTTTCTTAA
- a CDS encoding ABC transporter permease has translation MNGWENLKMALDSIRAHKMRSLLTMLGIVIGVASVLVIVAIGQGGTEQLTESFAGTGNSITIMPSQEIQIENNGVTPPHFFTQRDLRDLEQIPDVEQVMVASYQVMDTAYREESVDGAFVYGVNNTGYMEMAGQGVIQGRQFQATDFRRGNGGAVLSQSLYEKLFPDGEGVGEIIRVQNQPVQVIGVLEPPTGLLGSFAQDEVYLPFATWRNVTGKNEINQLTVKTSSAETIQEVGEEAVAVLNRNHGTEGDYEVMNLDQLVQGINQVANIMTVVIGSIGGISLLVGGIGVMNIMLVSVTERTREIGIRMSLGATRGQILKQFLIESVALSVIGGLIGILIGYGAALLISLLSPLPAVISPVVAVGAVAFSILFGVIFGLLPANKASRLNPIECLRYE, from the coding sequence ATGAACGGCTGGGAAAACCTAAAAATGGCCCTCGACTCCATCCGTGCGCACAAGATGCGCTCCCTTTTAACGATGTTGGGGATTGTAATCGGAGTAGCTTCTGTGCTGGTGATTGTCGCCATCGGTCAAGGCGGGACGGAGCAACTGACGGAATCCTTTGCCGGGACGGGAAACTCGATCACGATTATGCCCAGTCAGGAGATTCAGATTGAAAACAACGGTGTGACTCCACCCCATTTTTTCACCCAGCGCGATCTGCGGGATCTGGAGCAAATCCCTGATGTGGAGCAGGTGATGGTAGCCAGCTATCAGGTGATGGATACCGCTTATCGTGAGGAATCTGTCGATGGTGCGTTTGTCTACGGCGTTAACAATACAGGCTACATGGAGATGGCTGGTCAGGGTGTGATCCAGGGACGGCAATTTCAGGCGACGGACTTCCGGCGAGGAAATGGAGGCGCGGTTCTGAGCCAAAGTTTATATGAAAAGCTATTTCCCGACGGCGAAGGCGTGGGAGAAATCATCCGCGTACAGAACCAGCCGGTTCAGGTGATTGGGGTACTGGAGCCGCCTACCGGCTTATTGGGTTCCTTTGCACAGGATGAAGTGTATCTGCCTTTTGCTACCTGGCGCAATGTTACCGGAAAAAATGAGATCAATCAGTTGACTGTAAAAACATCCAGCGCGGAGACGATTCAGGAAGTCGGGGAAGAAGCGGTTGCGGTTTTAAATCGAAATCATGGCACTGAAGGGGACTACGAAGTGATGAACTTGGACCAGTTGGTTCAGGGGATCAACCAAGTGGCCAACATCATGACCGTAGTGATCGGCAGCATCGGTGGCATCTCGCTGTTGGTGGGAGGGATCGGTGTGATGAATATTATGCTGGTTTCCGTCACCGAGCGAACCCGGGAGATTGGGATTCGGATGTCTCTAGGTGCCACCCGTGGACAAATTTTAAAACAGTTTTTGATTGAATCGGTAGCCCTGTCGGTAATCGGCGGGTTGATCGGCATCTTGATCGGATACGGGGCCGCCTTGTTAATCAGTCTCCTCTCCCCGTTGCCGGCGGTGATCTCGCCTGTGGTGGCAGTGGGAGCGGTCGCCTTCTCCATCCTATTCGGTGTGATATTCGGACTGTTGCCGGCCAATAAAGCGTCTCGGCTCAACCCGATTGAATGTTTGCGCTATGAATAA
- a CDS encoding ABC transporter ATP-binding protein, with amino-acid sequence MIRLEGLGKTYQTGTVALEVLKGIDLHVKSGEYIAIMGPSGSGKSTLMNIIGCLDRPTVGEYHLNGQPVSAMDEVELAGVRNREIGFIFQHFHLLPRMTAQHNVELPLIYSGVTWQERRERALEALEKVGLSDRAHHRPAELSGGQQQRVAIARALVNRPRLLLADEPTGALDTASGKRVLDLFEQLHDEGRTVVVITHDPDVGERAQRQIRLRDGEIVADSAMEREGTS; translated from the coding sequence ATGATTCGGCTGGAAGGGTTGGGCAAGACCTACCAGACGGGAACCGTTGCATTGGAAGTGTTAAAAGGGATCGATTTACACGTCAAATCTGGAGAATATATCGCCATTATGGGACCTTCCGGCTCCGGTAAGTCCACATTGATGAATATTATCGGCTGTCTGGATCGGCCAACCGTCGGGGAATACCATTTAAACGGACAGCCGGTTTCCGCGATGGATGAGGTGGAGCTGGCGGGTGTGCGCAATCGAGAGATCGGTTTTATTTTTCAACACTTTCACCTCCTGCCCCGCATGACCGCACAACACAATGTGGAGCTTCCTTTGATCTATTCCGGAGTAACCTGGCAGGAGCGACGGGAGCGGGCGTTGGAAGCGTTGGAAAAGGTGGGGCTGTCCGACCGAGCTCATCACCGCCCTGCGGAATTATCAGGGGGACAACAGCAGCGGGTAGCGATTGCACGGGCGTTGGTTAACCGTCCGCGGCTATTGTTGGCGGATGAGCCGACCGGTGCGTTGGATACGGCTTCCGGTAAACGGGTGTTGGACTTGTTTGAACAATTGCATGATGAAGGGCGGACCGTGGTCGTTATTACCCACGACCCCGACGTAGGGGAGCGGGCACAGCGGCAAATTCGGCTTCGCGACGGGGAAATTGTTGCTGACAGCGCCATGGAGAGGGAGGGGACATCATGA